Proteins encoded within one genomic window of Armatimonadota bacterium:
- a CDS encoding AI-2E family transporter yields the protein MTVASSPDREGVAALATRSELVINTSIVVLTVLAVVGAVRLLLEVGEILVVVLIAAILATGLSPVVERLAHRTWTRRRRRLPRSAAIALVYLGVLVALVLAGGLLITPIVAESRQFVETAPEFYQGLRAMLAGFQQRYAWLPDLTALLDRLPHEAGRLTAYVGAATGVAFRVFGVVVSAITALILSIYMLLEGPTIKQGFLWLFPRQRRGQIEAVLGHVGLKFGGWLRGQLLLGLIIGAAAGLGTWAIGLPYPLLLGLAAGVTELIPMIGPVLGAVPAVLVALFGSTWQVVAVVVFFTVIQQIEGNILVPRVMKKAVGLSPLLTIVAIMIGAKLMGVLGALLAVPVAAALQVMAGEVIRTLRGPD from the coding sequence CTGACCGTGGCATCTTCACCTGACCGCGAGGGGGTGGCCGCGCTGGCAACTCGTTCCGAACTGGTCATCAATACGTCCATCGTCGTCCTCACGGTGCTCGCCGTCGTGGGCGCCGTCCGCCTGCTCCTCGAGGTCGGCGAGATCCTTGTCGTGGTTCTCATCGCCGCGATACTGGCAACCGGACTCAGCCCGGTGGTGGAGAGGCTGGCCCACCGTACCTGGACCCGGCGCCGGCGGCGCCTGCCGCGTTCGGCTGCGATCGCCTTGGTGTACCTGGGCGTACTGGTGGCGCTGGTGCTCGCCGGCGGCCTGCTTATCACGCCGATCGTGGCGGAGTCGCGGCAGTTCGTGGAGACGGCGCCCGAGTTCTACCAGGGGTTGCGGGCGATGCTGGCGGGGTTCCAGCAGCGCTACGCCTGGCTTCCGGATCTGACCGCCCTGCTGGATCGCCTTCCCCACGAAGCCGGCCGCCTCACCGCGTATGTCGGCGCGGCTACCGGCGTGGCGTTCCGCGTCTTCGGCGTCGTCGTTTCAGCCATCACGGCCCTGATCCTCAGCATCTACATGCTGCTGGAGGGGCCGACGATCAAGCAGGGCTTCCTTTGGCTCTTCCCACGGCAGCGCAGGGGGCAGATCGAGGCGGTGCTGGGGCATGTCGGACTGAAGTTCGGCGGCTGGCTGCGCGGTCAGCTCCTGCTCGGTCTCATCATCGGCGCGGCCGCCGGCCTGGGCACCTGGGCGATCGGGCTCCCTTATCCGCTCCTGCTGGGGCTGGCCGCCGGTGTCACCGAGTTGATCCCCATGATCGGGCCGGTGCTGGGCGCGGTCCCCGCGGTGCTGGTGGCGCTGTTCGGGTCAACCTGGCAGGTGGTGGCTGTGGTCGTCTTCTTCACGGTGATCCAGCAGATCGAGGGCAACATCCTGGTGCCGCGCGTGATGAAGAAGGCCGTGGGGCTCTCACCGCTGCTGACGATCGTGGCGATCATGATCGGCGCCAAACTCATGGGGGTTCTCGGCGCGTTGCTGGCGGTCCCGGTGGCGGCGGCGTTGCAGGTTATGGCCGGAGAGGTGATTCGGACCTTGCGCGGGCCGGATTAG
- a CDS encoding prepilin-type N-terminal cleavage/methylation domain-containing protein translates to MKHAERGMTLVEVLAALAIGSLVMATIYLALGTAIRARLLVESTVHNQQHGRLVIQWIADRLRQAGYAVSPASTIPRCRDAIVAEDGALTPTATRLYFNTDLDGAGVGNPTQTIGFGLGTEIVGGTSVNVVQELVTNCVSGAMERVASITDPTSVAIASLTFEYYDSSGVVIVNPTTPDDIRSIRMVRVTMVERAAAGALGSREQTWTVLVNLRNPDPRTL, encoded by the coding sequence ATGAAGCACGCAGAGCGTGGAATGACGCTGGTCGAGGTGCTTGCCGCCCTGGCCATCGGGTCGCTGGTGATGGCCACGATCTACCTTGCGCTGGGCACCGCGATCCGAGCGCGCCTGCTCGTGGAGAGCACCGTCCACAACCAGCAGCACGGGCGCCTTGTCATCCAGTGGATCGCCGACCGCCTGCGACAGGCCGGCTACGCGGTCAGCCCGGCCAGCACGATCCCCAGGTGCCGCGACGCGATCGTGGCCGAGGACGGCGCGCTGACGCCGACGGCGACGCGCCTCTACTTCAACACGGACCTGGACGGCGCAGGCGTAGGCAACCCTACGCAAACGATCGGGTTCGGCCTGGGCACGGAAATCGTCGGCGGGACCTCCGTGAACGTGGTGCAGGAATTGGTCACCAACTGCGTGAGCGGCGCGATGGAACGGGTGGCCAGTATCACCGACCCCACCTCGGTGGCGATCGCCTCTCTCACGTTTGAGTACTACGACTCAAGCGGCGTCGTCATTGTCAACCCGACAACTCCTGACGACATACGATCAATCCGCATGGTCCGCGTCACGATGGTCGAGCGGGCGGCGGCAGGCGCACTGGGATCGAGGGAGCAGACATGGACGGTTCTGGTAAACCTCAGGAATCCAGACCCGCGCACGCTGTGA
- a CDS encoding prepilin-type N-terminal cleavage/methylation domain-containing protein, whose amino-acid sequence MASVATARVRGRGCRGGQQGFTLLEVMVGMLLISAIVIMLSQGYMAAISRAGEIGDHSTGAAWMQAMVDHLRNTGYAGVSGSWTETAATCASPEPCLPIVFSRAEIAVADTAVPLLKQVNVTLYRKGVVAPFLALSTYFTDIRFP is encoded by the coding sequence ATGGCATCCGTTGCCACGGCGAGGGTGAGGGGACGCGGCTGCCGGGGCGGCCAGCAGGGGTTCACACTGCTTGAGGTCATGGTCGGCATGCTGCTCATCTCGGCGATCGTCATAATGCTCAGCCAGGGATACATGGCCGCGATCAGCCGGGCCGGGGAGATCGGCGATCACTCGACCGGGGCCGCCTGGATGCAGGCCATGGTGGATCACCTGCGCAATACCGGCTATGCCGGGGTCAGCGGCTCCTGGACGGAAACAGCGGCGACCTGCGCATCGCCGGAGCCCTGCCTTCCCATTGTGTTCAGCCGCGCGGAGATCGCGGTGGCGGACACGGCCGTACCACTCCTCAAACAGGTCAACGTCACGCTCTACCGCAAAGGCGTTGTGGCACCGTTCCTCGCACTGTCCACGTATTTCACCGACATCAGGTTCCCGTGA
- a CDS encoding prepilin-type N-terminal cleavage/methylation domain-containing protein has protein sequence MYHRSQSGFTLIELVIVGAVAAVLVAASLGQYQEFVSNQRLHTWAETIATDLRAGQQVSVSQRRTVVAVFDSNLYTITAESAVIKTGHLPPDITVTDTPQTVIFETLGTTAAASTITLRNQVTNRTRQISVAAATGRVRID, from the coding sequence ATGTACCACAGATCTCAATCTGGTTTCACGCTCATAGAACTCGTGATCGTCGGCGCCGTCGCGGCGGTGCTCGTCGCGGCTTCGCTGGGCCAGTACCAGGAGTTCGTGAGCAACCAGCGCCTTCACACCTGGGCGGAAACGATCGCCACCGACCTGCGGGCCGGCCAGCAGGTAAGCGTCTCTCAGCGCCGGACTGTCGTGGCCGTGTTCGACAGTAACCTCTACACCATCACTGCCGAGAGCGCAGTGATAAAGACGGGCCACCTGCCTCCCGATATCACTGTCACCGACACTCCACAGACGGTCATCTTCGAGACCCTGGGGACGACGGCAGCCGCCAGCACGATCACGCTGCGCAACCAGGTGACCAACCGGACGCGGCAGATCTCGGTCGCGGCCGCAACCGGCCGCGTGAGGATTGACTGA
- a CDS encoding DEAD/DEAH box helicase: MSQVTLHPGIRPTLAEVGEAPPGEFIPARFQQEALAALGSRDVLVSAPTGSGKTWIAQEAIRAWLTAGGQSWYTTPLKALSNQKFRQFQRLFGEEAVGLVTGERRINPRAPVIVGTTEILRNILYAGGAGIAFIVLDEAHYIGDTERGTAWEEILLLSPSNARLLLLSASIPNVDELAGWMTEIRGRPPAVVLEDRRPVPLRLLLADGGGGLLPPSLAGKVRREERRRGWLTELVRQLDAGNLLPAILFFPSRRECDVAVRELSALRLPGAEERARALGRWESEYPTLLGHAYRHTLIQCGIAPHHAGHLMAWRLAVEDLLSLGLVRAVAATTTLASGLDVPARTVALSTLVRNSPEGPVSLSATEFQQMSGRAGRRGRDRVGVVVVPASDRAEAQLGLALSGAEAEPVTSAFTPTYSQVLNLLSRRDLRTALAEIGRSFAAYQGLLGRRMRQPRKLPDGEIAEAAARARDGLSTEFLLRAGVLQSLGYLDRNACLTENGRWAMRLRHARLLILAELVRRKQVPPTGPRLAAVAAALGTERPPRGGGGKARLAAVAHIVDEIARLERQFGLEPDPVAGEFKAEWHRTRRRLVPSPAERRADATEAWARGAEWTRLVAAAEAEEGDLQRTILQAGEVLMQIENLPMPDLRALARATREALLRPPVV; encoded by the coding sequence GTGAGCCAGGTCACCCTGCATCCGGGCATCCGCCCCACCCTGGCCGAGGTGGGCGAGGCGCCCCCCGGCGAGTTCATCCCGGCCCGGTTCCAGCAGGAGGCCCTGGCCGCTCTGGGATCGAGAGACGTCCTGGTCTCGGCGCCGACCGGCAGCGGCAAGACCTGGATCGCGCAGGAGGCGATCCGCGCCTGGCTGACGGCCGGAGGCCAGAGCTGGTACACCACGCCGCTGAAGGCGCTCTCGAACCAGAAGTTCCGCCAGTTCCAGCGGCTGTTTGGGGAAGAAGCGGTCGGCCTGGTGACCGGGGAGCGGCGCATCAACCCCCGCGCGCCGGTCATCGTGGGCACCACCGAGATCCTTCGCAACATCCTCTATGCCGGGGGCGCCGGCATCGCGTTCATCGTCCTCGACGAAGCGCACTACATCGGAGATACGGAGCGCGGCACGGCCTGGGAGGAGATCCTGCTCCTCTCACCCTCCAATGCGCGGCTCCTGCTGCTGTCCGCCTCGATTCCCAACGTGGACGAACTGGCGGGGTGGATGACCGAGATCCGCGGCCGGCCACCGGCGGTAGTGCTGGAGGATCGGCGTCCGGTTCCACTGCGGCTGCTCCTGGCCGACGGCGGCGGCGGCCTCCTGCCGCCGTCTCTGGCCGGAAAGGTGCGGCGCGAGGAGCGTCGCCGGGGCTGGCTGACCGAACTGGTGCGCCAGCTGGATGCCGGCAACCTGCTGCCCGCGATCCTCTTCTTCCCCTCACGCCGCGAGTGCGACGTGGCGGTCCGCGAGCTATCCGCGCTTCGGCTGCCCGGGGCGGAGGAGCGAGCCAGGGCGCTCGGCAGGTGGGAGTCGGAGTACCCCACGCTGCTGGGCCACGCCTACCGGCACACGTTGATCCAGTGCGGGATCGCGCCCCACCACGCAGGCCACCTGATGGCTTGGCGCCTTGCGGTTGAGGACCTGCTGTCCCTCGGCCTGGTGCGCGCGGTCGCGGCCACGACGACGCTGGCGAGCGGGCTGGACGTGCCCGCGCGCACCGTGGCGCTGTCAACGCTCGTACGCAACAGCCCGGAAGGGCCGGTCTCGCTCTCGGCAACCGAGTTCCAACAGATGTCTGGACGGGCCGGCCGCAGGGGTCGCGACCGCGTCGGCGTGGTGGTTGTCCCGGCTTCTGATCGGGCCGAGGCCCAGCTCGGCCTGGCCCTATCCGGAGCAGAGGCAGAGCCGGTGACCTCCGCGTTCACCCCCACCTACTCGCAGGTGCTGAACCTGCTGTCGCGGAGGGATCTCCGCACCGCGCTCGCCGAGATCGGCAGGTCGTTCGCCGCCTACCAGGGCCTGCTGGGCCGCCGGATGCGGCAGCCGCGAAAGCTGCCCGATGGAGAGATCGCGGAGGCGGCCGCCCGGGCGCGCGACGGCTTGAGCACCGAGTTCCTGCTGCGGGCCGGCGTGCTGCAGTCGTTGGGATACCTTGACCGCAACGCCTGCCTGACTGAGAACGGCAGGTGGGCGATGCGGCTGCGGCACGCACGCCTGCTGATCCTCGCAGAACTCGTGCGGCGCAAGCAGGTCCCCCCTACCGGCCCGCGGCTGGCCGCGGTCGCAGCCGCCTTGGGCACGGAACGGCCACCCCGTGGCGGCGGGGGCAAGGCGCGCCTGGCGGCGGTCGCACACATCGTGGACGAGATCGCGCGCCTGGAACGGCAGTTCGGGCTCGAACCCGACCCTGTGGCCGGAGAGTTCAAGGCGGAGTGGCACCGCACGCGCCGGCGGCTTGTGCCGTCGCCGGCCGAGCGCCGTGCCGATGCTACCGAGGCGTGGGCGCGGGGCGCGGAGTGGACCCGACTGGTGGCCGCGGCCGAGGCCGAGGAAGGCGACCTGCAGCGCACCATCCTGCAGGCGGGGGAGGTGCTGATGCAGATCGAGAATCTTCCCATGCCTGATCTGCGGGCCCTGGCCCGGGCGACGCGGGAGGCGCTGCTGCGACCGCCCGTCGTATGA
- a CDS encoding Cys-tRNA(Pro) deacylase, translated as MRTRATRVLDELGIHYDLLEFEAEEHTAAEAVERLGIAPGQLFKTLVVRSSEGAVLLACVPASHELDLRALARCAGARRAELVDAGELMRLVGYVKGGVSPLATRRPCLTFIDASALQHPRISISAGVRGLQIWIDPRDLVRATDARVEQMHGKIG; from the coding sequence ATGCGCACGCGGGCGACCAGGGTTCTGGATGAGCTGGGCATCCACTACGACCTGTTGGAGTTTGAGGCCGAGGAGCACACGGCTGCGGAGGCCGTCGAGCGTCTTGGAATCGCGCCGGGGCAGCTCTTCAAGACGCTGGTCGTGCGCTCCAGCGAGGGCGCGGTCCTGTTGGCGTGCGTCCCGGCCAGTCACGAGCTGGACCTCCGGGCGCTGGCGCGGTGCGCGGGTGCCCGCCGCGCCGAGCTGGTGGACGCGGGCGAGTTGATGCGGCTGGTCGGCTACGTCAAAGGGGGCGTATCGCCCCTGGCGACACGGCGGCCCTGCCTGACGTTCATTGACGCCTCAGCCCTTCAACACCCCCGGATAAGCATCAGCGCGGGCGTGCGGGGGCTGCAGATCTGGATTGACCCGCGCGACCTTGTGCGCGCTACGGATGCCCGGGTGGAACAAATGCACGGCAAGATCGGTTGA
- a CDS encoding peroxiredoxin, whose amino-acid sequence MSAGCCGLRVGQNVPDFRLETFEPSKSDFGEVSLAALRAGGKWTVLFFYPADFTFVUATEFAALAEQHEAFSRLGAEVVTISTDTKYVHLAWQRNEKMLRDVRYTMAADPTGNVSRLFGVYDEDTGLALRGTFIISPSGTLLNSEVNHYNLGRNVEELLRKLKANLRLARHAGEGTPAKWKDEGDKTLKPSAKMVGRVYEEYADEGRGGQA is encoded by the coding sequence ATGAGTGCGGGCTGCTGCGGTCTGAGGGTTGGGCAGAATGTGCCGGATTTCCGACTCGAAACCTTTGAGCCGTCCAAGAGCGATTTCGGAGAGGTTAGTCTCGCGGCGCTGCGCGCCGGCGGAAAGTGGACGGTCCTGTTCTTCTACCCTGCCGATTTCACCTTTGTCTGAGCAACCGAGTTCGCTGCTCTGGCAGAGCAGCATGAGGCGTTCAGTCGGCTCGGAGCCGAGGTCGTAACCATCAGCACGGACACGAAGTACGTCCACCTAGCATGGCAACGGAACGAGAAGATGCTGAGAGACGTCAGGTATACGATGGCGGCGGACCCTACCGGCAACGTCTCTAGGCTGTTCGGCGTCTACGATGAGGACACAGGGCTCGCGTTGAGGGGGACGTTCATCATCAGTCCCAGCGGGACGCTCCTGAACTCAGAGGTCAACCACTACAACCTGGGCAGGAACGTCGAAGAGCTGCTCCGGAAGCTCAAGGCCAACCTGCGCCTGGCCAGACACGCCGGCGAGGGCACTCCCGCGAAGTGGAAGGATGAGGGGGACAAGACCCTCAAGCCATCGGCGAAGATGGTGGGCAGGGTGTACGAGGAGTACGCCGATGAGGGGCGCGGAGGGCAGGCCTGA